The genomic segment TACTCACGATGGGGCGGCTGCCTGGGACGAATCAGCCCTCCAACTCGAAGCACCGGATCGAACTGTGTCCGCGGACATAAACGCGCGTGCCGACGAAGGCCGGGTGGGCGTACACGCCCTTTTCGTCTTTGCCGAATGCCGTAACGCGCCCGAGTTCCGAATACTCAGCGGCCGCCGCGTCGAGCAGGATCAGTTCACCCGAACGCGGCACCACCAGTACCCGCGAATCCGTCGCAACAGCCGCGCAGTACCCGGAAAACGCAGTGGCGCTCTCGCTGTAAAGCTCCTTCAGCCCGGCGCTGAGGTCCAAACAGTACAGCCGGTTCCATACCCCGAACACCCGGCCGCCCGCGACCACCGGCGTGTGCGTGTCCGGGGTGAGCCGCTTGTTCACCGCGACCGGCTTCGGGTCGATCACGCCGTTCGCGTTGAACGCGAACAGCCGCGCCCCGTTGTTCTCGGTAGTCACGAGCAACCGGTCGCCCACCACGATGGGCGTAGGCACATTGAAGTCCCCGCGGCGCTCCGGCTTCACGGCCCACAGGCGCGTTCCGGTCTTCGCGTCCCAACCGCCGAGCGTCTCGGCGTCGTGCCCCACAATCTGGAACACGCCACCGAGCTTCGCGGCGATGAACGAGCCGTAGCCCGTCGGTTTTCCCGGCGCCTTCCACACGGGCTTGCCGGTCTTGGGATCGAGCGCGACGAGGGCCGCGCCCTTCCCGCCCGGGGCCACGATCAACTTGCCATCGGCGATGAGGGGGGAATCGCACACCCCCCACTTGCGCTCGTCGGCCGCGTCGAACTCGTCGCGCACGTTGAGCGCCCAGACCGCTTTGCCGGTCCGTACCTCGATACACGCGAGGTCGCCGAACGCGCCCAGGAGGTACGCGCGGTCGTTGTAAATGAGGGGCGTGGCGCGCGGCGAGTTGCCGTAATCCAGGTTCCCGACGGCCGGGGTGCGGTGCCCCCACGCCTCCTTGCCGTCCGCAGCTTTCAGGCAGCGGAACACGTCCACGGTGTCGTTGAGTTCGCGGTCGGAAACGAAGACGTGTTCGGACGTCGCGGCAACGCCCCCCAAACCGGGGGCGGTGAGAACGGCTTCCCAGACGGGTTCGGATCTGGCCGGGAGTTTGTCGGGCAGCCACGCGAGCCGCCCGTCCCGGTTCGGCCCGCGCCACTGGGGCCAGTCCGGGTTACCGGTTACTTTTTTTTAGCCGGGGGCTCGACGAACCCGGCCTTCGTCTCGATGGCCGTGCAGAGGGCCTTGTTCTTCCCGACGTCCAACAGCGCGGCCTTGACCGCGGCGCGGTCGGCGGGGGCCAGGCCGTCCGTCGCAAACGCAGCAATGAACGGCACCGGGTCCGTTTCGGCGATCACCCGCAACTCGCCCTTCTTAATGGTCCCGCACCCCTCGAGGAGCGGTTGCGCGTAGGACGAGATCACGGCCGCGACCTTCTTGCCCGCCTTCGCCTCCTCGACCACCTTGGTCGCGCCCTCGGAGCAGGTCGCGCACGTGTCGAGCGGGGCGGGCACTTCCAGCCCGAACTCCTTGAGCACTTTGACGGCCGCCGCGCTCTTCTCCTCGGCCGCGGGGTTCCCGAAGTAGATCGTGTGCTCTTTCAGGTCGGCCGGCGTGACCGCCTTGTCGGCCGCCGCAACGCAGACGAGCCCGGTCTGGGTGGTCTTGCCGTCCTTGCCCGTGAGGGCGGCGAGGTACGTGACGGTGAGCTTGTTGCCGGGCGCGGTGGCGCGCACGACGGAGTCCTTGCCGATGACGAGGTGGGCCTTCGCCCCGGACTTTTTCAGCGCCCCGGCCAGGCTCTCGCCGTACACCACGGCGACCGCGCGCCCGACCTTCTCCGCCAAATATGCGCCGAGCCGGTCGTAGTCGCGCTGCCCGTACCCGCTCACGCACGGGCACGAAAGTTGCGCCGACAACGGATCCATCACGAGCACGACCAGCGCGTTCTCGGGAATCACCACTGGTTTGTCGGCGGGCTTGTCCCCCGGCTTGTCTGTCGCGATCACCGGGAGCGCGGTCAGGGACAGGGCGGCCGCGGCAAGCGCCTCGCGGCGGTTCAGGTTCTCGGCCATCGGTTCCCCCTCAAAGGAGCTGTCGTCGAGAAACGGACGGCCCCCGCGTCTCAATCCGAGGCGCGGGGGCCGGGGCGTGTCACTTCGCCTTCTTTTCGAGAATGTGGAACTTCGACCCCGGCAGGTCGCAGAAGAACAGTTTCTTGCCGTCCTCGGCGACGGCGACGGCGACGTTCTTGCACCCGCCGGTCAGCTTCACTACGCCGGCGGTCTCGATGAAGTCGCCGCTCGGCCCGAAGCGCTTGATGACGCCCTCGCTCTCGGCGGTGTAGATGTCGCCCACCCCGTTGGCGCGGATGTTCATCGGGTTGCAGCACCCGCCGAAGCACTTCGGGTCGGTGTCCTCGCCGCGCTTCCCGAACGCCCCGATCTTCTTGCCGTCGCGGTCGTACCGGGCGAACTGGTGCTTGGTGTTCTCGGCGACCAGCACGTCCGGGCCGTGGCACTGGATGTCCATCTGGCCGCAGCACCCGCCGATCTCGGAGAGGACCTGCTTGGGCTCCTTCAGGTCCTTGGTGAAGCGCCACACCGCGTACCCGTAGCCCACGTCGCCGCAGGCTACGAACACGTCCTTCTCGGAGACCGCCATGCCGTTGGCGACCCGCATCCGCCCGGTCATCTGCTCGACGACCTGTTCCACGGTGCGGTTCTTGTACTGCGTTTCGATCTCGTCGTACTGCTTGATGATGTCCTTGAACTGCTGGATCTGGCGCGCCTCGGTCTTGGTCCGGTCCTCTTCCTTTTTCTCTTCGAGCTTCTTGAGCTGCTCGGTCATGGACTTTTTGGCGTTGGCGTACGCCTGGACCATCTGTTCCTTTTCCTTCTTCAGTTGCACCTCGGCCCGCTTCTTGAGCGACTCGGTGTCCTTGAGGATGGCCGCGAGGTGCGGCAGTTCGACGGTCTCGCCGACCTGTTTGCCGTCCGCGTCGAACTTCGCGATCTTGCTGTCGCCGGCGACGTAGATCGTCCCGTCGGGACCGCAGTTCACCGCGGTCGCGTGGAACGGCACCTTCCAGTTCTTCACCGCTTTGCCGTCGGCATCGAAGAGGTGGATCTCGGCCGTCTGACCTTTCGGGGGCGCGCCGTAGGGCTTGGGCGGGGCGACCAGCCCGACCACCCGGCCCTTGCTGTCGAGGCAGATCGTTTGGAGGGTGTGGCCCTTCTCGCCCTTGACGTCGATCGAAGCAACGACCTTGTGCGTGGTCTCGAATTTCTCGGCCGGGTTCGCGGGGGCGACCGGGGGGGCCGGGACCGGCGTGTCGTCCGCAGCGCCCGCGGCGCTCGCGGCGAGTAGCACGGCGGCGATTCCAAGGCGAAACACATTCATCGCAGTGACCCCAGGGTAGAGGAAAGAAATCCTCAGTGAGGAGGTGACGAATACAGTAAGCCACCCTAACAATCGAATCAACGGGAAATCGCGAGTGGCATGCGGGCGTCGAAATGAATACTGCCATCTTGTTGAGATGTCGGCCGCCTTCGGTGACGAATGGCCACGGCTGCTGACGCCGATCGTATATGACTACGGGTTCAAATCTTACGACATTCGCGCCGGTACAACTCGGGGCGGCCGATCGCCCCGTTGGCCGCACAGGTCCTGGGGCACAATCACAGCATCGGCCGAGGGGCTGCTCATGACTTTTTTGCCATGACTTTCCTCGGGCTATGGTACGTGAAACCGGAACCACAAGACGGGACGGTCACGCCGGGTTACGCGTTTCCGTTTGCGTTCGCCCGCCGCGTGGTGGGCGAACGCAAACGGTCGGTGTCAATCGCTCCGAATTTGGTTGTAACGTGTGCGGTGGTCCGTCCAATATGGGTCACGGTCGCCGTTCGTCCTATCGGGAGAGCTGGTATGCTCCGTCCGTGCTTCGGCTTGGCGGTCCTGATCCCCCTGTTCTCTGCCGCTCCGTTGGTCGCTCAGAACGATCCCCACCGGTCCGCCCCCATGAGCGGCAACGCCGTCGCAACGGCACTGGCGTTCGCGCACCAGTTCGCGGTGCCAGAGGCCTTGCTCCCGGGCAGGGATCGCCAACTCAAAAGTGCGCTCATTTCAGCTCTGGGCAAATCACCAGAGTTGGCCTGGGAGGTCGCGGGCGATTTTTTCGACCGGGCCACCTTTCGGGCGCTCGCCGGGGACGGGACCGCCATCTCGGTCGAAAAGATGGATCAACTCGTCCGCGACAAGGTGCCCCAGTCGCGCAAAGACATGCACGCGAAAACCCGGGTCCACGCGGACCTGTTGACGACTCAGTTCGACATGATTGAGGACGCTCACGCGAAGGCCGGGAGCGCGCTGGTCGATTGGGTCGTCAAGAACTACCGGGCCGACAAGCCGCTGGGCGTCGTCGTCCTCTGCACGGGGAACACGCGCCGCAGCATGTTGGGCGCGACGATGGGGAACGTGGCCGCAGCGTACTCCGGACTGTCTAACGTCCGCTTCTACAGCGGGGGTACGGCCCCGGACGCCATCAACCCGCGGACGATCGCGACGCTCCGGGAGATCGGCATCGAGATCGAGCCGACCGGAAAGGAAGCGCCGCGCGGGAGGGCCGGGCTCGCGAACCCCATTTATCGGGTGCAGTGGGGCAAGGGGCTGGAAACGACCGAGTTCTCAAAAGTCTACACCGACGCGCACAACCCACAGGACGGCTTTGCGGCCCTCGTGGTGTGCAGCGAAGCCGAAACGGCGTGTCCGCGGGTGACGGGGGCCGGCGCCCGAATTCCGGTGCTGTACCTCGACCCGAAAGCGTTCGACGGCGCCCCGTTCGAGTCCGCGAAATACGCCGAGCGCCGGGACGACATCGGGCGCTTCATGCTCAGCGTCTTCGTGCAGGCCCACCGGCGACTGGAACTGGCCGAAAAATTAAAGTAAGCGTTGAACAAAACTGTCCGCATCTGTCGAGCGCCACGCGGACGGGCACGTTCTGGAACCGAGAACCAAGTGCTTCAGACAGAACGGCGACATGCGGCCAGTGCGAAACGTGCCGCAAAACAACGTGCCACCACACACAGCAGCTCGGGTGAGACTCACCCGAGCTGCTGCGCAAGAAGTCGCATTACCTTTTGTTCGATCAGGTCGCGGACCTGGCGGAAATCGTCATCCGAGAGGTCCTTTGGGTCGGGGATGTTCCATTCCTCACGTGCCCGCGCGGGAACCAGCGGACACGAATCCCCGCAGCCCATCGTCACGGCCACATCGACATCGGTTCCGTTAAACTGGTCCAGAGCCTTGGATTCGTGTCGGGTCAGGTCGTACCCGCGCTCGGCCATGAACTGAACCGCGCGCGGGTTCACGCGACCGGAGGGCCGGCTCCCGGCGGAACGGGCCTCGACCCGCTCGCCGCCGTGCATACGGGCAAATGCCTCGGCCATTTGACTCCGGTTCGAGTTCTCGACGCACACGAACAGGATGCGCTTTTTCGGATTCGGCTCGCTCACGACTGACACCCCTCGTTCGCCCCGGCGCAACACCCCGCGCCGTGAATGCACCCGCACACCGCCACCGCCGCGCCCGCGCCCAGGAGGGGCGCGGCAACGTACACCCACACGTACGCGAGGTGCCCCGAGACGACGGCCGGGGCCAGGGACCGCGCCGGGTTCATGCTCGCGCCACACACCGGCCCGGCGAACAACGCTTCCAGGGTCACCACCGAGCCGACTGCCACCCCCGCGAGAAGCCCGCGCTCCTTTGCACCGGTCGCAACCGACAGAGCGACGAACATAAGTACGAGCGTCAATATCACCTCGAGCACGAACGATTGAAGGGCGGTCCCGGCCGGGACCGTGGCCCCCAAATTCGTACTCTCGGGGAACAGGAACCGAAGCACGCCGCTCGCCAGAAGTGCCCCCGCGCACTGGGCCAGAGCGTAGGGTAGCACCTCTCGCACCGGGAACCGGCCCGCCACGGCGAACCCCACCGTCACCGCCGGATTCAGGTGCGCCCCCGAGACGTCGCCCACCGCGTACACCATCGCCAGCACGATCAGCCCGAAGGTCACCGCGACACCGACGTGCGTCACCTGCCCACTGCTCACCGCGTTGACCACGATTGCACCGGTGCCCGCAAACACCAACGCGAACGTACCGAATAGTTCCGCTACCAGTCGCCGCCTCATGCGTCCCCCCGTCGCTCTCGTTGCATTGACCCGAACGGCCGGCGTCGGGCGCAGCCGCTGCGACGCGCCAACGCGGCCCGGTTCGCGGTCGCGTCGGGATCTTCGGCGGCGCTCTCGAACGCGTCAGCGGTACCTCGGACGCCCCGCGTGCGTACCGGTCCGATCGGTCGCGGCTACCGCGCCGCACTCTTCACGAACGACCTCTTCAAGCCTGGACATCGCACGTTCCCCGAGGGGCGGAATCGCTTTCACCTTCCATCAGGCACAGGGCAAGGTCGAGCAGCGGCGCGGCGCACTCGTTAACGACCCGGTAGTACACATGGTTCCCGTCGCGCCGGGACGCCAGCATGCCCGTGTCCGCGAGTCGCATCAGTTGGTTCGAGACCGCCTGTGGCTTCATCCCGAGGGTCTTCGCCATGTCAGTGACCGTGGCCTCGCCGGTCCGAACGATGTGGTGAAGGAGCCGAACGCGCGTATCGTTGGCGAGCAACTTGAAGAGTGCGGTCACCTTGACCGCCTGAACGAATGACAGGAGCGGCCGGTCCCTGAGCGCGACCCGGCTCGTACAGTGCGGCATGTTGGTCGCGCACTCGGTACCATTGGTTAGCGGCTCTTGGGCCTTGAGTTTCTTCATAGTCGCATAATACACGATGTTGTGTAATCGTGTCAATACTGTTATTGCATCGGACTCTAATGTCCTGAGTCGAAAATTCGGTAGATAACCTTGCGCCGGGTCTCCTGGGCCGGTAGGGTAGGGCAAAGGAGACCCTAATGGCGCGCCCCAAACCAGCCCTCATTCTGTCCGATGACGAGCGCCAGAAGCTCACCACCTGGGCCAACCGGCCCAAGAGCACCCAACGACTCGCGCTCCGCGCGCGGATCGTCCTGGCCTGTGCCGACGAGACCAGCAACAAGGCCGTCGCCTCCCAACTCGGGGTCTGTGCGGCCACCGTGGGCACCTGGCGGAACCGGTTCGTCGCCCAGCGACTCGACGGCCTGGTCGATGAGCCCCGGCCCGGCGCCCCGCGCACGGTCACGGATGCCGACGTCGAGCGGGTGGTCACCGCCACCCTGGAGACCAAGCCCAAAGCGGCCACCCACTGGAGCACCCGGGGCATGGCCCAGGCCACCGGGATGTCGCAATCGACCATCAGTCGGATCTGGCGCACGTTCGAGCTGAAGCCGCACCGGGCCGACACGTTCAAGCTGTCCACCGACCCGTACTTCGTGGAGAAGGTCCGGGACGTGGTCGGGTTGTACCTGGCCCCACCGGACCGGGCCATCGTCCTGTCGGTGGACGAGAAGAGCCAGGTCCAGGCGCTGGACCGCACCCAGCCCGTCCTGCCGATGACCCCGGCCCAGGTCGAGCGGGGCACCCACGACTACGTGCGGCACGGCACCACGTCGCTGTTCGCGGCCCTGGACGTGGCCACCGGGAAGGTGATCGGGACGTGCCACCGGCGGCACCGGCACCAGGAGTTCCTGAAGTTCCTCGACCACGTGGATG from the Frigoriglobus tundricola genome contains:
- a CDS encoding PhnD/SsuA/transferrin family substrate-binding protein, whose protein sequence is MAENLNRREALAAAALSLTALPVIATDKPGDKPADKPVVIPENALVVLVMDPLSAQLSCPCVSGYGQRDYDRLGAYLAEKVGRAVAVVYGESLAGALKKSGAKAHLVIGKDSVVRATAPGNKLTVTYLAALTGKDGKTTQTGLVCVAAADKAVTPADLKEHTIYFGNPAAEEKSAAAVKVLKEFGLEVPAPLDTCATCSEGATKVVEEAKAGKKVAAVISSYAQPLLEGCGTIKKGELRVIAETDPVPFIAAFATDGLAPADRAAVKAALLDVGKNKALCTAIETKAGFVEPPAKKK
- a CDS encoding aquaporin, encoding MRRRLVAELFGTFALVFAGTGAIVVNAVSSGQVTHVGVAVTFGLIVLAMVYAVGDVSGAHLNPAVTVGFAVAGRFPVREVLPYALAQCAGALLASGVLRFLFPESTNLGATVPAGTALQSFVLEVILTLVLMFVALSVATGAKERGLLAGVAVGSVVTLEALFAGPVCGASMNPARSLAPAVVSGHLAYVWVYVAAPLLGAGAAVAVCGCIHGAGCCAGANEGCQS
- a CDS encoding low molecular weight phosphatase family protein; its protein translation is MLRPCFGLAVLIPLFSAAPLVAQNDPHRSAPMSGNAVATALAFAHQFAVPEALLPGRDRQLKSALISALGKSPELAWEVAGDFFDRATFRALAGDGTAISVEKMDQLVRDKVPQSRKDMHAKTRVHADLLTTQFDMIEDAHAKAGSALVDWVVKNYRADKPLGVVVLCTGNTRRSMLGATMGNVAAAYSGLSNVRFYSGGTAPDAINPRTIATLREIGIEIEPTGKEAPRGRAGLANPIYRVQWGKGLETTEFSKVYTDAHNPQDGFAALVVCSEAETACPRVTGAGARIPVLYLDPKAFDGAPFESAKYAERRDDIGRFMLSVFVQAHRRLELAEKLK
- a CDS encoding PQQ-binding-like beta-propeller repeat protein; this translates as MPDKLPARSEPVWEAVLTAPGLGGVAATSEHVFVSDRELNDTVDVFRCLKAADGKEAWGHRTPAVGNLDYGNSPRATPLIYNDRAYLLGAFGDLACIEVRTGKAVWALNVRDEFDAADERKWGVCDSPLIADGKLIVAPGGKGAALVALDPKTGKPVWKAPGKPTGYGSFIAAKLGGVFQIVGHDAETLGGWDAKTGTRLWAVKPERRGDFNVPTPIVVGDRLLVTTENNGARLFAFNANGVIDPKPVAVNKRLTPDTHTPVVAGGRVFGVWNRLYCLDLSAGLKELYSESATAFSGYCAAVATDSRVLVVPRSGELILLDAAAAEYSELGRVTAFGKDEKGVYAHPAFVGTRVYVRGHSSIRCFELEG
- a CDS encoding NHL repeat-containing protein → MNVFRLGIAAVLLAASAAGAADDTPVPAPPVAPANPAEKFETTHKVVASIDVKGEKGHTLQTICLDSKGRVVGLVAPPKPYGAPPKGQTAEIHLFDADGKAVKNWKVPFHATAVNCGPDGTIYVAGDSKIAKFDADGKQVGETVELPHLAAILKDTESLKKRAEVQLKKEKEQMVQAYANAKKSMTEQLKKLEEKKEEDRTKTEARQIQQFKDIIKQYDEIETQYKNRTVEQVVEQMTGRMRVANGMAVSEKDVFVACGDVGYGYAVWRFTKDLKEPKQVLSEIGGCCGQMDIQCHGPDVLVAENTKHQFARYDRDGKKIGAFGKRGEDTDPKCFGGCCNPMNIRANGVGDIYTAESEGVIKRFGPSGDFIETAGVVKLTGGCKNVAVAVAEDGKKLFFCDLPGSKFHILEKKAK
- a CDS encoding arsenate reductase ArsC, whose amino-acid sequence is MSEPNPKKRILFVCVENSNRSQMAEAFARMHGGERVEARSAGSRPSGRVNPRAVQFMAERGYDLTRHESKALDQFNGTDVDVAVTMGCGDSCPLVPARAREEWNIPDPKDLSDDDFRQVRDLIEQKVMRLLAQQLG
- a CDS encoding ArsR/SmtB family transcription factor translates to MPHCTSRVALRDRPLLSFVQAVKVTALFKLLANDTRVRLLHHIVRTGEATVTDMAKTLGMKPQAVSNQLMRLADTGMLASRRDGNHVYYRVVNECAAPLLDLALCLMEGESDSAPRGTCDVQA
- a CDS encoding IS630 family transposase, whose translation is MARPKPALILSDDERQKLTTWANRPKSTQRLALRARIVLACADETSNKAVASQLGVCAATVGTWRNRFVAQRLDGLVDEPRPGAPRTVTDADVERVVTATLETKPKAATHWSTRGMAQATGMSQSTISRIWRTFELKPHRADTFKLSTDPYFVEKVRDVVGLYLAPPDRAIVLSVDEKSQVQALDRTQPVLPMTPAQVERGTHDYVRHGTTSLFAALDVATGKVIGTCHRRHRHQEFLKFLDHVDATLPREPGVSVHIVLDNYATHKTPAVKRWFVRHPEYHLHFIPTSSSWLNQVERFFAEITEKRIRRGVFKSVHALEQAITEYLAEHNADPKPFAWVADADSILDRIKRVCERTSDSGH